In one Desulfoferula mesophila genomic region, the following are encoded:
- a CDS encoding GGDEF domain-containing protein, whose amino-acid sequence MTGLGLVMGVVFPFFVRFMGVPSNLVLTPWFFAACMGAGFMVGALNILLAKNVVGGRLRLLAERIRVVEGNLRHMAAGGGMEGCAPEDCYIEIDSRDEIGDSARAFNNLVTALATAHQSESALRDFSRLLASRLDLEILTTEALQQLMAHTKATAGALLVESEGQLTTRASHGLKNIAELENNDCVGAALRSGQRQLVRLPAGIELNGVLAEFRPSEVLVDPVMYKSVPIGVIVLATGEAFGEDALHRLGLLRQALALGLNNVLAHDRLQRLAALDPLTGIYNRRFGMARLREEFSRAVRDDSPLGVVLVDLDHFKSVNDTYGHLVGDRVLVHLVKLARSVMREGDVLVRYGGEEFLAILPAASRGDCVEVAERLRRLLSESAVTDGEQRIRVTLSAGVASTSELSVDSPNDLVHQADQALYQAKEAGRNLVRAA is encoded by the coding sequence ATGACAGGACTGGGGCTGGTCATGGGCGTGGTCTTCCCCTTTTTCGTGCGCTTCATGGGCGTGCCCTCTAATTTGGTCCTTACCCCCTGGTTTTTTGCCGCCTGCATGGGCGCCGGTTTCATGGTTGGCGCCTTGAATATCCTCCTGGCCAAGAATGTGGTGGGTGGGCGGCTCAGGCTGCTGGCCGAGCGCATACGGGTGGTGGAGGGCAACCTGCGACATATGGCCGCCGGCGGCGGCATGGAGGGATGCGCGCCCGAGGATTGCTACATTGAAATCGATTCCCGTGATGAGATCGGTGACAGCGCCCGAGCCTTCAACAATTTGGTGACCGCCTTGGCCACGGCTCATCAGAGCGAGAGCGCCTTGCGCGATTTCAGCCGCCTGCTGGCCAGCCGGTTGGATCTGGAGATACTGACCACCGAGGCCCTACAACAGCTCATGGCCCACACCAAGGCCACCGCCGGAGCCTTGCTGGTGGAAAGCGAGGGCCAGTTGACCACCAGGGCCTCCCATGGCCTGAAAAACATTGCCGAGTTGGAAAACAACGACTGCGTGGGAGCCGCCTTGCGCAGTGGCCAGCGCCAGTTGGTGCGTCTTCCCGCGGGAATCGAGCTCAACGGGGTGTTGGCCGAATTCCGGCCCAGCGAGGTGCTGGTTGACCCGGTGATGTACAAATCCGTGCCCATCGGGGTGATCGTACTGGCCACGGGAGAAGCGTTTGGCGAAGACGCCCTGCACAGACTGGGGTTGCTGCGCCAGGCCCTTGCCCTGGGTCTGAACAATGTCCTGGCCCACGATCGCTTGCAGCGCCTGGCCGCTCTGGACCCCCTTACCGGGATATACAACCGCCGCTTCGGCATGGCCCGCCTGCGCGAGGAGTTCAGCCGGGCGGTTCGCGACGATTCTCCCCTGGGGGTGGTGTTGGTGGACCTGGATCATTTCAAGAGCGTCAACGACACCTACGGCCACTTGGTGGGCGACCGGGTGCTGGTGCATCTGGTCAAGCTGGCCCGCAGCGTGATGCGCGAGGGCGACGTACTGGTGCGCTACGGCGGCGAGGAGTTTCTGGCCATTTTGCCGGCGGCCTCGCGGGGCGACTGCGTGGAGGTGGCCGAGCGGCTGCGCCGCCTGCTTTCCGAAAGCGCTGTCACGGACGGGGAGCAGAGGATACGGGTCACGCTCAGCGCCGGGGTGGCCTCCACTTCGGAGCTAAGCGTGGACAGCCCCAACGATCTGGTGCATCAAGCCGATCAGGCCCTGTATCAGGCCAAGGAGGCCGGCCGCAACCTGGTGCGGGCCGCCTAG
- a CDS encoding arylsulfatase, with amino-acid sequence MAMGAAWAASAGKPNIVIIWGDDIGQTNVSAYSMGLMGYRTPNIDRVAREGVIFTDYYGEQSCTAGRSAFITGQSVYRTGLSKVGMPGADAGLKAEDPTIATLLKSLGYATGQFGKNHLGDKDEFLPTVHGFDEFYGNLYHLNAEEEPELPDYPKSPEFRKKFGPRGVIHSYANPDGTQKIEDTGPLTKKRMETIDDDIAARACKFLEEKVKAGKPVFLWVNFTHMHFRTHPKPGSVGQAGRWQGIYHDVMIDHDKNVGTVLDQIDKLGIADNTIVMYSTDNGPHMNTWPDAAMTPFRSEKNSNWEGAYRVPAMVRWPGKIKAGSVSNQIMSHLDWLPTLLAAAGVPDVKEKLLKGYKAGKRTYKVHLDGYNFVPVLTGKTGKGPREEFFYFSDDGDLTGLRYDNWKLVFAEQRARGHLQIWAEPFTYLRVPKLFNLRADPYEKADVTSNTYWDWYLDHAFLMLPAQEYVAKFLSSFKEFPPRQKAASFTIDQVMETLKTPVAAQ; translated from the coding sequence ATGGCCATGGGCGCCGCCTGGGCCGCCTCCGCCGGCAAACCCAATATCGTGATCATCTGGGGGGACGATATCGGCCAAACCAACGTGAGCGCCTATTCCATGGGCCTCATGGGATACCGCACCCCCAACATCGACCGGGTGGCCCGCGAAGGGGTGATCTTCACCGACTATTACGGCGAGCAGAGCTGCACCGCCGGGCGCTCGGCCTTTATCACCGGCCAGAGCGTGTATCGCACCGGGCTGAGCAAGGTGGGCATGCCCGGAGCGGATGCGGGGCTCAAGGCGGAGGACCCCACCATCGCCACCCTGCTCAAGTCCCTGGGTTACGCCACCGGGCAGTTCGGCAAGAACCACTTGGGCGACAAGGACGAGTTCTTGCCCACGGTCCATGGCTTTGACGAGTTCTACGGCAACCTCTACCACCTCAACGCCGAGGAGGAGCCGGAGCTGCCCGACTATCCCAAGAGCCCCGAGTTCCGCAAAAAGTTCGGCCCCCGCGGGGTGATCCACAGCTACGCCAACCCCGACGGCACCCAGAAGATCGAGGACACCGGCCCCCTGACCAAGAAGCGCATGGAGACCATTGACGATGACATCGCCGCCCGGGCCTGCAAGTTCCTGGAGGAGAAGGTCAAGGCTGGCAAGCCGGTGTTCCTGTGGGTCAACTTCACCCACATGCACTTCCGCACCCACCCCAAGCCGGGCAGCGTGGGCCAGGCCGGACGCTGGCAGGGCATTTATCACGACGTGATGATCGATCACGACAAGAACGTGGGCACGGTTTTGGACCAGATCGACAAGCTGGGCATCGCCGACAACACTATCGTCATGTACAGCACCGACAACGGCCCCCACATGAACACCTGGCCCGATGCGGCCATGACCCCCTTCCGCAGCGAAAAGAACTCCAACTGGGAGGGCGCCTACCGGGTGCCGGCCATGGTGCGCTGGCCGGGCAAGATCAAGGCGGGCAGCGTGAGCAACCAGATCATGAGCCACCTGGACTGGCTGCCCACCCTGCTGGCCGCCGCCGGGGTGCCCGACGTCAAGGAAAAGCTGCTTAAGGGTTACAAGGCGGGCAAGCGGACCTACAAAGTCCACTTGGACGGCTACAACTTCGTACCTGTCCTCACCGGCAAGACCGGCAAGGGCCCCCGCGAGGAGTTCTTTTACTTCTCCGACGACGGCGACCTTACCGGCCTGCGCTACGACAACTGGAAACTGGTTTTCGCCGAGCAACGCGCCCGGGGCCATTTGCAGATTTGGGCCGAGCCCTTTACTTACCTGCGCGTCCCCAAGCTGTTCAACCTGCGGGCCGATCCCTACGAAAAGGCCGACGTTACCTCCAACACCTATTGGGACTGGTACCTGGACCATGCCTTCCTGATGCTCCCCGCCCAGGAGTACGTGGCCAAGTTCTTGTCCTCCTTCAAGGAGTTTCCGCCGCGCCAAAAGGCGGCCAGTTTCACCATCGACCAGGTGATGGAGACCCTGAAAACCCCGGTGGCCGCCCAGTAA
- a CDS encoding DUF1254 domain-containing protein: MKKNIKTLATSILFLVLAMPGSVAAKTAAAIPPGLVTPDQMPSSIGTLEFKDGVPSLATAEKVRDALAFNNALAVYNNSFRGASALAIAKGMESIGAQDNTVVIYSKLMDSKSLFLTANCDTIYYLSVINMSQGPMVIEQPSMGLGTINDMWFSWIIDIGSPGPDRGQGGKYLLVPPGYDGPLPDSGFHVAHSKTVRALYAARCFLVNNDPAPAVANVKKHLKIYPYQPGGVGTSIATALEGKVRLSGNPPVPATKFLDASGKAFNTIPPSDYRFFEMINENYQNEPATSYDVELAGQLAAIGIVHGKPFQPDARMRKILSDAAAVGNAAGRTLNWRYAVMHPEWTYYQNSMWMNMLFEGGAFFETPPPLFTKEGMFKPFPPTGARTLDSRTAFYFAYTMDSPGMVMRIPKVGSQYLMGFTDSTGQPFDGAKTYRLVLPKGIPAVNFWSLTLYDNQTRSMLDTPQRYPRAGSQTYPTPAAEAGADGSTTIYISPQQPQGVARGNWVQSMPGKGWFIVLRLYGPEETFFTKGWRAGEIELVK; this comes from the coding sequence ATGAAAAAGAACATAAAGACCCTGGCGACGTCGATCCTTTTCCTGGTGCTGGCCATGCCCGGTTCGGTGGCGGCCAAGACGGCCGCCGCGATCCCCCCCGGCTTGGTCACCCCCGATCAAATGCCATCGAGCATCGGCACTTTGGAGTTCAAGGACGGGGTGCCCAGCCTGGCCACCGCCGAAAAGGTGCGCGACGCGCTGGCCTTCAACAACGCCCTGGCCGTGTACAACAACAGTTTCCGGGGCGCCTCGGCCCTGGCCATCGCCAAAGGCATGGAGAGCATTGGGGCCCAGGACAACACGGTGGTCATATATTCCAAGCTGATGGACAGCAAGTCGCTGTTCCTCACGGCCAACTGCGACACCATCTACTACTTGTCGGTCATCAACATGTCCCAGGGGCCCATGGTGATCGAGCAGCCCTCCATGGGCCTGGGCACCATCAACGACATGTGGTTCAGTTGGATCATCGACATCGGCTCCCCCGGACCGGATCGCGGGCAAGGCGGCAAGTACCTGCTGGTGCCGCCCGGCTATGACGGCCCGCTGCCCGACAGCGGTTTCCACGTCGCCCACTCCAAGACCGTGCGCGCGCTGTACGCGGCGCGCTGCTTTTTGGTGAACAACGACCCGGCGCCGGCCGTGGCCAACGTCAAAAAGCACCTCAAGATTTATCCCTATCAGCCCGGCGGCGTGGGAACCAGCATCGCCACCGCGCTGGAGGGCAAGGTTCGCTTGAGCGGCAACCCGCCGGTTCCCGCGACCAAGTTCCTCGACGCCAGCGGCAAGGCCTTCAACACCATTCCGCCCAGCGACTACCGTTTCTTCGAGATGATCAACGAGAATTATCAGAACGAGCCGGCCACCAGCTATGACGTGGAGCTCGCGGGGCAACTGGCCGCCATCGGCATCGTCCACGGCAAGCCCTTCCAGCCCGACGCGCGCATGAGAAAGATCCTCAGCGACGCGGCGGCGGTGGGCAACGCGGCGGGGCGCACGCTCAACTGGCGCTACGCCGTTATGCACCCGGAGTGGACCTATTACCAGAACTCCATGTGGATGAACATGCTCTTCGAGGGCGGCGCCTTCTTTGAAACCCCGCCGCCCCTGTTTACCAAGGAGGGCATGTTCAAGCCGTTCCCGCCCACCGGAGCCCGCACCCTGGATTCGCGCACCGCCTTTTATTTCGCCTACACCATGGACTCGCCCGGCATGGTCATGCGCATCCCCAAGGTGGGCTCCCAATATCTCATGGGCTTCACCGACTCCACGGGCCAGCCATTCGACGGGGCCAAGACCTACCGCCTGGTGCTGCCCAAGGGCATCCCGGCCGTCAACTTCTGGTCGCTGACCCTCTACGACAACCAGACGCGCTCCATGCTCGACACACCGCAGCGCTACCCCCGCGCCGGCAGCCAGACCTACCCCACTCCGGCGGCGGAGGCCGGCGCCGATGGCTCGACCACCATCTACATCTCTCCCCAGCAACCCCAGGGCGTGGCCCGAGGCAACTGGGTGCAGTCGATGCCCGGCAAGGGTTGGTTCATCGTCCTGCGCCTGTACGGCCCCGAGGAAACCTTCTTCACCAAGGGCTGGCGGGCGGGAGAGATCGAGTTGGTGAAGTGA
- the hisB gene encoding imidazoleglycerol-phosphate dehydratase HisB produces the protein MSRSAKIERKTKETSISLSLELDGTGKSEISTGVGFFDHMLTHVAFHGFFDLKLEAKGDLEVDPHHTVEDVGICLGKAFSQALGERKGLVRYGSAFVPMDESLSQVVVDLSNRPLYKGVYQRCPGQVGEFNGQLAEEFWRALALAGGLTLHVRLIYGDNDHHMLEAAFKALGRALDQATAPEARERGVSSTKGVL, from the coding sequence ATGAGCCGAAGCGCCAAAATAGAGCGAAAAACCAAGGAGACCAGCATCAGCCTTTCGCTGGAGTTGGACGGCACCGGGAAAAGCGAAATTTCCACCGGAGTGGGCTTTTTCGACCACATGCTCACCCATGTGGCCTTTCATGGCTTTTTCGACCTAAAGCTCGAGGCCAAGGGCGATTTGGAAGTGGACCCTCACCACACGGTGGAGGACGTGGGCATTTGCCTGGGCAAGGCCTTTAGCCAGGCCCTGGGCGAACGCAAGGGACTGGTGCGCTATGGCTCGGCCTTCGTGCCCATGGACGAGTCCCTGTCCCAGGTGGTGGTGGATCTGTCCAACCGCCCCCTGTACAAGGGCGTGTACCAGCGCTGCCCCGGCCAAGTAGGCGAGTTCAACGGCCAGTTGGCCGAAGAGTTTTGGCGGGCCCTGGCCTTGGCCGGCGGCCTGACCCTGCACGTGCGTCTGATTTACGGCGACAATGATCACCACATGCTGGAGGCTGCCTTCAAGGCCCTGGGCCGGGCCTTGGATCAAGCCACCGCGCCGGAAGCCCGCGAACGCGGCGTTTCCTCTACCAAGGGGGTTTTATGA
- the hisA gene encoding 1-(5-phosphoribosyl)-5-[(5-phosphoribosylamino)methylideneamino]imidazole-4-carboxamide isomerase produces MEAIPAVDLKGGRCVRLRQGRMDDETVFSDDPVAMALRWQGLGALRLHVVDLDGAVEGRPANAEVIKRICAALDIPVQLGGGVRDLDGLERTLALGVDRVILGTLAAREPQTALEAARRFPQRVVIGIDARDGMVAVQGWTEQSKLHFLDAARGFDVPEVAAIVFTDIARDGMHSGPNLESTRQLCQAVNAPIIAAGGVHDLDDVRRLMAMAPLGLAGFITGRAIYEGTLDLAEALALTAQG; encoded by the coding sequence TTGGAAGCTATACCTGCCGTAGATTTGAAAGGCGGCCGCTGTGTGCGCTTGCGCCAGGGCCGCATGGACGATGAAACCGTATTCAGCGACGACCCGGTGGCCATGGCCTTGCGCTGGCAGGGCCTGGGGGCCCTGCGCCTGCACGTGGTGGATCTGGACGGCGCGGTGGAAGGCCGCCCGGCCAACGCCGAGGTGATCAAGCGCATCTGCGCCGCCCTGGACATCCCGGTGCAGCTGGGCGGCGGAGTGCGCGACCTGGACGGCCTGGAGCGCACCCTGGCCCTGGGGGTGGACCGGGTCATCCTGGGCACCCTGGCCGCGCGTGAGCCCCAAACCGCCCTGGAAGCGGCCCGGCGTTTTCCCCAACGGGTGGTCATCGGCATCGACGCCCGCGACGGCATGGTGGCGGTGCAGGGCTGGACCGAACAGAGCAAGCTGCACTTTTTGGACGCGGCCCGGGGCTTTGACGTGCCCGAGGTGGCGGCCATCGTGTTCACCGACATCGCCCGCGACGGCATGCACAGCGGCCCCAACCTGGAGAGCACCCGCCAGCTTTGCCAGGCGGTGAACGCCCCGATTATCGCGGCGGGCGGGGTGCACGACCTGGACGACGTGCGCCGCCTCATGGCGATGGCCCCCCTGGGCCTGGCCGGCTTCATCACCGGCCGCGCCATTTACGAAGGCACCTTGGATCTGGCCGAAGCCCTGGCCCTGACGGCCCAGGGCTGA
- a CDS encoding TVP38/TMEM64 family protein, with protein MKSSPPTIAPAPSAKPRKKPTGPIVVGVVGLAVVVALLIVYWQPLWHFTQELWEILQDREAFRARIESYGVWAPLAFVVFQIFQVLVSPIPGELVGAAGGYVFGWFPSLVYSTIGLSIGSWINFFAARLLGQALVERFVPAKYLAKISFLMERQGVIASFIFFIIPGFPKDYFCFALGLSPMSWRIFLVVSSVGRIPGTLMLSLQGAAIYHENYWSFVILGLLSLAFIAPVYFWRERIYRLLYRLDKNRGPLNGDDNDEGSSDGPPRA; from the coding sequence GTGAAGTCATCACCACCCACCATCGCCCCGGCGCCTTCGGCCAAACCCCGCAAGAAGCCCACGGGCCCCATCGTGGTGGGGGTGGTCGGCCTGGCGGTGGTGGTGGCGCTGCTCATCGTCTACTGGCAACCCCTGTGGCACTTCACCCAGGAGCTGTGGGAGATTTTGCAGGACCGCGAGGCCTTCAGGGCCCGCATCGAGTCCTACGGCGTGTGGGCTCCCCTGGCCTTCGTGGTCTTCCAGATCTTCCAGGTGCTGGTTTCGCCCATCCCCGGCGAACTGGTGGGCGCGGCCGGGGGCTACGTGTTCGGCTGGTTCCCCTCCCTGGTCTACTCCACCATCGGCCTTTCCATCGGCTCCTGGATCAACTTCTTCGCCGCCCGCCTGCTGGGCCAGGCCCTGGTGGAGCGCTTCGTCCCCGCCAAATACCTGGCCAAGATATCCTTTCTCATGGAACGCCAGGGGGTGATCGCCAGCTTCATTTTCTTCATCATCCCCGGCTTCCCCAAGGACTACTTCTGCTTCGCCCTGGGGCTCTCGCCCATGAGCTGGCGCATCTTCCTGGTGGTCAGCTCCGTGGGCCGCATCCCCGGCACCCTGATGCTCAGCCTGCAGGGAGCGGCCATCTACCACGAAAACTACTGGAGCTTCGTGATCCTGGGCCTGCTAAGCCTGGCCTTCATCGCGCCGGTGTACTTCTGGCGCGAGCGCATCTATCGTCTGCTTTACCGTTTGGATAAAAACCGGGGCCCCCTGAACGGGGATGACAACGACGAGGGCTCTAGCGATGGGCCGCCAAGGGCATGA
- a CDS encoding class I SAM-dependent methyltransferase translates to MDTVFEAAEAQAYERWLETPTGKTYVRDSCALLDRTLDLHPGWRVLDVGCGLGVHLAHLMSRGALAYGLEAGPVAARLAAGRLGPKADIEVGDAHELPYEDNSFDAVILVDTLQFTERRAQVVAEAARVATSRVCLVAMNLLAPRTWMAHLPGAGHPFASGRLLPPWSLFRLVREVLGPVPRSWAGTPPWRGSNLRHWPLGSHWAMCAAVTPRYRTRPLRVTGAAGASAPRTVASHGRISVLHRIK, encoded by the coding sequence ATGGACACCGTTTTCGAAGCAGCCGAGGCCCAAGCCTATGAACGCTGGCTGGAGACTCCTACCGGCAAGACCTACGTGCGCGACAGCTGCGCCTTGCTGGATCGCACCTTGGACCTGCACCCCGGTTGGCGGGTGCTGGACGTGGGCTGCGGCCTGGGAGTGCACCTGGCCCATCTCATGTCCCGGGGCGCCCTGGCCTATGGCCTGGAGGCCGGGCCGGTGGCCGCGCGGTTGGCCGCGGGCCGCCTGGGCCCCAAGGCCGACATCGAAGTGGGCGACGCCCACGAATTGCCCTACGAGGACAACAGCTTCGACGCGGTGATCCTGGTGGACACCCTGCAATTCACCGAGCGCCGGGCCCAGGTGGTGGCCGAGGCGGCCAGGGTGGCCACCAGCCGGGTGTGCCTGGTGGCCATGAACCTGCTGGCCCCGCGCACCTGGATGGCCCATTTGCCGGGCGCCGGACATCCCTTTGCCTCAGGCAGGCTGCTGCCTCCCTGGTCCTTGTTTCGCCTGGTGCGCGAGGTCTTGGGGCCGGTTCCCAGGTCTTGGGCCGGAACGCCTCCCTGGCGGGGCTCCAACCTGCGCCACTGGCCCCTGGGCAGCCACTGGGCCATGTGCGCGGCAGTCACCCCTCGTTATCGCACCCGCCCCCTCAGGGTCACCGGCGCCGCGGGAGCCTCCGCTCCCAGGACGGTGGCCAGCCACGGCCGAATCAGCGTGTTGCATCGCATAAAATAG
- a CDS encoding FmdE family protein: protein MDVELTKNLPPEAMPPVPPLEQVEKLVSASARIHGHLCPGQVIGVRMSILGLGLLGYPSPLPYPEIKNLVGVVESERCLADAVAVASGLRFGRGSLKLINLGLLAVSFGEISSGRAVRLISREKARKLALDYVPQANNPHAAQTEAYKIMPNDELFDASWVELKIPAHEMPGARPPKMACEQCGVMVRSGQAVHQDGRTLCPVCAGRAYFNPGAKLEL from the coding sequence ATGGACGTGGAACTCACCAAGAACTTACCCCCGGAGGCCATGCCGCCGGTCCCTCCCCTGGAGCAGGTGGAAAAACTGGTGTCGGCCTCGGCCCGCATCCACGGCCATCTGTGCCCCGGCCAGGTCATCGGCGTACGCATGTCCATCCTGGGCCTGGGCCTCTTGGGTTATCCCTCCCCCCTGCCCTACCCGGAGATCAAGAACCTGGTGGGGGTGGTGGAAAGCGAGCGCTGCCTGGCCGACGCGGTGGCGGTGGCCAGCGGGTTGCGCTTTGGGCGCGGTTCCCTTAAATTAATCAACCTGGGTCTGCTGGCGGTCAGCTTCGGCGAAATCTCCAGCGGGCGGGCGGTGCGCCTGATCAGCCGGGAAAAGGCCCGCAAGCTGGCCTTGGACTATGTTCCCCAGGCGAATAACCCGCACGCGGCCCAAACAGAGGCCTACAAGATAATGCCCAACGACGAGTTGTTCGACGCGTCCTGGGTGGAGCTCAAGATACCGGCCCACGAGATGCCCGGAGCCAGGCCGCCCAAGATGGCCTGCGAGCAATGCGGGGTGATGGTGCGCAGCGGCCAGGCGGTCCACCAAGACGGACGCACGCTATGTCCCGTGTGCGCGGGAAGGGCCTATTTCAACCCAGGTGCGAAGTTGGAGTTGTGA
- a CDS encoding molybdopterin-binding protein, which translates to MEFDCGDQCAAGPVGRLVNLEDAVGLVLAHDLTEVIPGQSKGPAFKKGHMVTPTDLERLARMGKRHLYVLEIAPHEMHENEAAEQLAAALCGPGVEPLGPPSEGKITLVAAHDGLFEVDPEQLTRFNLGGQVMCATIHRHSPVKKGHRLGATRAVPLVVERQAVAESAELASTQGGLLRVLPMAPLQAGVVVTGNEVASGLIEDRFAPIVTNKLDNLGAGVMGVEFAPDDRAAVALAIKSLVRRGAEIIITTAGMSVDPDDVTRLAIADAGGRDLLYGTPVLPGAMFLYGMLDGPQGELPILGVPACALFHPTTILDLILPRVLAGERFTRQSIAALAHGGYCQDCADGCRFPVCGFGRGS; encoded by the coding sequence ATGGAGTTTGATTGCGGCGATCAGTGCGCCGCCGGCCCGGTGGGGCGGCTGGTAAACCTGGAAGACGCCGTGGGCCTGGTCTTGGCCCATGACCTCACCGAGGTTATACCCGGCCAGAGCAAGGGCCCGGCCTTCAAGAAGGGGCACATGGTCACTCCCACCGACCTGGAGCGTCTGGCCCGCATGGGCAAACGCCACCTGTACGTGCTGGAAATCGCCCCCCACGAGATGCACGAAAACGAGGCGGCCGAGCAACTGGCCGCCGCGCTTTGCGGCCCCGGGGTGGAGCCCTTGGGCCCGCCCTCGGAAGGCAAGATCACCCTGGTGGCCGCCCATGACGGCCTTTTCGAGGTGGACCCGGAGCAGTTGACCCGCTTCAACCTGGGCGGCCAGGTGATGTGCGCCACCATCCACCGCCACTCTCCGGTGAAAAAGGGACATCGACTGGGGGCCACCCGGGCGGTGCCCCTGGTGGTGGAGCGCCAGGCGGTGGCCGAATCCGCGGAGCTGGCCTCGACCCAGGGCGGCCTGCTCAGGGTGCTGCCCATGGCCCCGCTCCAGGCCGGGGTGGTGGTCACCGGCAACGAGGTGGCCAGCGGGCTCATCGAGGACCGCTTCGCCCCCATCGTCACCAATAAGCTCGACAACCTGGGCGCCGGGGTCATGGGGGTGGAGTTCGCCCCCGACGACCGCGCGGCGGTGGCCTTGGCCATCAAGAGCCTGGTGCGCCGGGGCGCCGAGATCATCATCACCACCGCGGGCATGAGCGTGGACCCCGACGACGTCACCCGCCTGGCCATCGCCGACGCCGGCGGGCGCGATCTGCTTTACGGCACTCCGGTGCTGCCCGGGGCCATGTTCCTCTACGGCATGCTGGACGGCCCCCAGGGTGAGCTGCCCATCCTGGGCGTGCCCGCCTGCGCCCTGTTCCACCCCACCACCATCCTGGACCTGATCCTGCCCCGGGTGTTGGCCGGCGAGCGCTTCACCCGCCAGAGCATCGCCGCCCTGGCCCACGGAGGCTATTGCCAGGACTGCGCCGATGGTTGCCGCTTCCCGGTGTGCGGCTTTGGCCGGGGTAGCTAA
- a CDS encoding rhodanese-like domain-containing protein — translation MKFKELFRRAPNLSPDALRKYRDEHREDEYTLLDVRQPGEYEGRHLAGAKLIPITELPGRLDEVDRDKPVVTYCAVGGRSRAAAQLLQGQGYKEVYNLEGGIKAWDGETARGPQAWGLEIMDPGDSPAQVLAAAFSLERGLRACYGALAQATSDAELARLYERLAGFEDRHMERLRGAWEELPAPEREGHDLDAQGEAPLMEGGWKVEEFVAEHQGASADRTEAVMLAMGLETQALDLYLRLAQVMRTPQSRELLQELGDEEKSHLKALGQMLEKLQAD, via the coding sequence ATGAAATTCAAGGAGCTGTTTCGCCGCGCCCCCAACCTGAGCCCCGACGCCCTGCGCAAATACCGCGACGAGCACCGTGAGGACGAGTACACCCTGTTGGACGTACGCCAGCCGGGGGAATATGAAGGCCGTCATCTGGCGGGGGCCAAGCTCATCCCTATCACCGAGCTGCCGGGCCGCCTGGACGAAGTGGACCGCGACAAGCCGGTGGTGACCTATTGCGCGGTGGGCGGACGCAGCCGGGCGGCGGCCCAACTGTTGCAAGGCCAAGGCTACAAGGAGGTCTACAACCTGGAGGGCGGCATCAAGGCCTGGGACGGGGAAACCGCCCGGGGCCCCCAGGCCTGGGGTCTGGAGATCATGGACCCCGGCGACAGCCCGGCCCAGGTGCTGGCCGCCGCCTTTTCCCTGGAGCGGGGCTTGCGGGCCTGTTACGGGGCCCTGGCCCAGGCCACCTCGGACGCCGAGTTGGCCCGGCTCTATGAGCGGCTGGCCGGCTTTGAAGATCGCCACATGGAGCGCCTGCGCGGGGCCTGGGAGGAGCTGCCCGCGCCGGAGCGCGAGGGCCACGATCTGGACGCCCAGGGGGAGGCCCCTCTCATGGAGGGCGGCTGGAAGGTGGAGGAGTTCGTGGCCGAGCACCAGGGCGCCTCAGCCGACCGGACCGAGGCGGTGATGCTGGCCATGGGCCTGGAGACCCAGGCCCTGGACCTGTACCTGCGCCTGGCCCAGGTAATGCGCACTCCCCAGAGCCGGGAGTTGCTGCAAGAGCTGGGCGACGAGGAGAAGAGCCACCTCAAGGCCCTGGGCCAGATGCTGGAGAAGTTGCAGGCGGACTAA